In one window of Desulforhabdus amnigena DNA:
- a CDS encoding response regulator: MGKFRVLLVDDEEELVKALAERLEIRKLSCQIALNGEEALRIVEDSPPDVMVLDLKMPGMDGMEVLRRVKKSHPEIEVLILTGHGSESDEQIARRLGAFDYLQKPVDIRELVSALERAYGAKS; the protein is encoded by the coding sequence ATGGGGAAATTCAGAGTACTGCTGGTGGACGATGAGGAAGAATTGGTCAAGGCTTTGGCGGAGCGTTTGGAAATTCGCAAGCTCTCCTGCCAGATTGCTTTGAATGGAGAAGAAGCCCTGCGGATTGTCGAGGATAGCCCTCCCGACGTCATGGTGCTGGACCTCAAGATGCCGGGTATGGACGGGATGGAGGTGCTGAGGCGGGTGAAAAAATCGCACCCTGAAATTGAGGTGCTCATTTTGACGGGGCATGGTTCGGAAAGCGACGAGCAAATCGCAAGGAGACTGGGGGCCTTTGATTATCTGCAAAAACCCGTGGATATCCGGGAGCTGGTCAGTGCTTTGGAAAGAGCCTACGGAGCGAAGTCCTGA
- a CDS encoding response regulator: MKIRVLLVDDEKDFVDVLAERLETRDFEVSIAYNGDEAIEKIKEKEMDVVILDVLMPGKDGIETLMEIKKIKPILEVIMLTGNATVESAVEGMKIGAFDYLMKPTETKDLVAKIVKAYKRKAEQEERIRQAEIERIMMTRGWG, translated from the coding sequence ATGAAAATCAGGGTTCTTTTGGTAGATGATGAAAAAGATTTTGTGGATGTTTTGGCCGAGCGATTGGAAACGCGCGATTTTGAAGTTTCCATTGCTTACAATGGCGACGAAGCCATCGAAAAGATTAAGGAAAAGGAAATGGATGTCGTGATTCTGGACGTGCTCATGCCCGGAAAAGATGGCATCGAAACACTGATGGAAATCAAGAAAATCAAACCTATCCTGGAAGTCATCATGCTCACCGGGAATGCCACGGTGGAATCTGCTGTGGAAGGGATGAAAATCGGGGCCTTCGACTACCTCATGAAACCCACCGAGACCAAGGATCTGGTGGCGAAGATCGTCAAGGCCTACAAGCGCAAAGCGGAACAGGAGGAACGCATTCGCCAGGCCGAAATCGAGCGCATCATGATGACGCGGGGATGGGGTTGA
- a CDS encoding CBS domain-containing protein, whose product MKSIQVKELMVPLAQYATVSEDATLYEAVVALKAAQECLDPSRHKHRAILVYDAKKRIVGKLSQLDVLKSLEPKYEDIGKLDAISRFGFSREFVSSMLKNYGLWEKPLQDLCKKAAQKKVKDIMYTPGKGEYISDEDSLDAAIHQLIMGQHQSLLVTHGEEIVGVLRLTDVFEAVCDAMKACAL is encoded by the coding sequence ATGAAGTCTATTCAGGTCAAAGAATTGATGGTTCCTCTGGCGCAGTATGCCACAGTTTCTGAGGATGCGACTCTTTATGAGGCGGTCGTTGCACTCAAGGCGGCACAGGAGTGTTTAGATCCTTCGCGTCACAAGCACCGGGCCATTCTCGTCTATGACGCGAAAAAGCGGATTGTCGGAAAGCTCAGTCAATTAGATGTGTTGAAAAGCCTGGAACCCAAATACGAAGACATCGGGAAACTTGATGCCATTTCCCGCTTCGGCTTCAGCAGGGAATTCGTGAGTTCCATGCTCAAAAACTACGGTCTCTGGGAAAAGCCCCTCCAGGATCTTTGCAAGAAAGCCGCTCAAAAGAAGGTCAAGGATATTATGTACACTCCGGGCAAGGGAGAATATATCTCGGATGAGGATTCTCTCGATGCGGCCATTCACCAGTTGATCATGGGGCAACATCAATCTCTGCTGGTCACGCATGGAGAGGAGATTGTGGGAGTTTTGCGGCTTACCGATGTCTTTGAAGCCGTGTGCGATGCCATGAAAGCCTGTGCTCTTTAA
- a CDS encoding SLC13 family permease: protein MSAEVSASRKESSINWSRIIFLLVGIAIFAGVYFSPPWPDAIDPMGKHFPLSKEGKGALAVFLLAGTWWVFEVLPIGVTSLAIGVLQVLFMVRPAKEAFRDFMDPSVLFIFGSIVIGMVFTKTGLTKRLAYKMLIIVGEKTSNILLGAFVVTAALTHIMAHTAVAATVYPLFLVIYALYGEGNKPSKFGKALFIGMAYVAGAASIITLLGAARGAVAVSFFKEIAGKDVSFFNLTYYMFPIGWLMVFLLWGFFMVFLKPEKKTIPGLRERAKELYADLGSVTQREILAGLIIFGVILVMSLQSFVPALQPLNKSAVLLVSTILFFVVKILDIQDLEAIPWNIILLFSGAMSIGFCLWQTEAAKWLAVNWLVLFKKANWFVFVMGIAFFVMVMTNFIMNVAAIAISLPVALVIAPYLGVAPEVILFASLVTAGMPFLLLVGAAPNAIAYDSKQFTSGEFFMYGIPASLILMAVVALAALVIWPIMGMPVTLAAG from the coding sequence ATGAGTGCTGAGGTGAGTGCTTCTCGCAAGGAGAGCAGTATCAACTGGAGCCGCATCATTTTTCTTTTGGTTGGAATCGCCATTTTTGCAGGGGTCTATTTTTCTCCACCCTGGCCGGATGCCATCGATCCCATGGGCAAACATTTTCCTCTCTCCAAAGAAGGGAAGGGGGCCCTTGCGGTGTTTCTGCTGGCGGGCACCTGGTGGGTCTTTGAAGTGCTGCCCATTGGCGTGACGAGTCTTGCCATCGGGGTGCTTCAGGTGCTTTTCATGGTCCGCCCGGCCAAAGAGGCCTTCCGGGATTTCATGGACCCTTCGGTCTTGTTCATTTTCGGCTCCATCGTTATCGGCATGGTTTTCACCAAAACGGGTCTCACCAAGCGTCTGGCTTACAAAATGCTCATCATTGTGGGGGAGAAGACGAGCAACATCCTGCTGGGAGCCTTTGTCGTTACAGCGGCACTAACCCATATCATGGCTCACACGGCCGTTGCCGCCACGGTTTATCCGCTCTTCCTCGTCATCTATGCGCTTTATGGGGAAGGAAACAAACCCTCCAAGTTCGGCAAGGCCCTCTTCATTGGAATGGCCTATGTTGCTGGTGCCGCCAGTATCATCACGCTTCTGGGTGCGGCACGTGGTGCGGTCGCTGTCAGCTTTTTCAAGGAAATCGCCGGAAAAGACGTGAGCTTTTTCAATCTTACGTACTACATGTTCCCCATTGGCTGGTTGATGGTATTTCTGCTTTGGGGCTTTTTCATGGTTTTTCTGAAGCCTGAGAAAAAGACCATTCCCGGGTTGAGGGAACGGGCCAAGGAATTGTATGCGGACCTTGGCTCCGTAACCCAGAGAGAAATTCTTGCCGGGCTCATCATCTTCGGTGTCATTCTTGTCATGTCCCTGCAGTCTTTTGTCCCTGCCCTTCAACCCCTCAACAAGTCAGCCGTTCTATTGGTTTCAACGATTCTTTTCTTTGTCGTGAAAATTCTGGATATACAGGACCTGGAGGCTATCCCCTGGAATATTATTCTGCTCTTCAGCGGGGCCATGAGCATCGGTTTTTGCCTCTGGCAGACGGAAGCGGCAAAATGGCTGGCAGTCAACTGGCTGGTGCTTTTCAAGAAAGCCAACTGGTTTGTGTTTGTCATGGGCATTGCTTTCTTTGTCATGGTCATGACCAACTTCATCATGAACGTGGCGGCCATTGCCATTTCCCTTCCCGTGGCGCTGGTCATAGCTCCCTATCTCGGAGTAGCCCCTGAAGTGATCCTGTTTGCCTCTCTGGTGACGGCGGGCATGCCTTTTCTTCTTCTCGTCGGAGCGGCACCCAATGCCATCGCTTATGATTCCAAGCAGTTTACCAGCGGAGAATTCTTTATGTACGGCATTCCAGCGAGCCTGATACTCATGGCCGTAGTCGCTCTTGCAGCCCTGGTGATCTGGCCCATCATGGGAATGCCCGTCACTCTTGCCGCCGGGTAA
- a CDS encoding ArsB/NhaD family transporter: MKRTALFCYLLFMFFVFVIPAGAAEEEKSQGPHDILVVSGTILNAQSKPVKEVEVNFYVNGAKVQLEEEVITSKAGRYEAELLLPPGTLPGAKVEIEADKPAYKSSGHILLEDVVQEKTDAEGNVNYLAHYNLTLMRAITPGFWIATFVLIAVYALIALELMHRTLAAFLGAALLLFITYTAGTFNDDYVILSFEDAIHAIDMNVIFLLMAMMMIVGILKKTGVFQWTAYKAYQMAKGNVYALSCILMVITAVSSAFLDNVTTMLLIIPVTVEIALTLKINPIAFLMPEVFASNVGGTATLIGDPPNIMIGSYAKLSFVDFVQNLTAICAIGLVFSLVYFIFLYKKDYLKAQVGDVQKMIDHLREEYRITNKTLLTQGSIIMGIVILLFIAHGALHMEPSIAAMIGAAVLMAMSRVDIVEMIEHEIEWPTLIFFIMLFMVVAGAEETGLIQVIAEWVKDMSQGSLVTAIVMILWVSAIASALIDNIPFTATMLPIVGYLTVVIPGAEHGILWWALALGACLGGNGTMIGASANVVTVGMAERAGYNISFMKYMKIAAFPTLITIILCTFWLLVVEI; the protein is encoded by the coding sequence ATGAAAAGAACCGCGCTCTTTTGTTATCTTCTCTTTATGTTTTTTGTGTTTGTAATTCCGGCCGGCGCAGCTGAAGAGGAGAAATCCCAGGGTCCTCATGATATTCTGGTTGTTTCGGGAACCATCCTCAATGCGCAAAGCAAACCTGTCAAAGAAGTCGAAGTGAATTTCTATGTCAACGGTGCAAAGGTACAGCTGGAAGAGGAAGTGATTACTTCCAAGGCTGGAAGGTATGAAGCGGAACTATTGCTTCCCCCAGGCACTCTGCCGGGAGCAAAAGTGGAGATAGAAGCGGATAAACCGGCGTATAAATCCTCCGGCCATATCCTGCTGGAGGATGTTGTCCAAGAGAAAACAGATGCAGAAGGAAACGTGAACTATCTTGCACACTACAATCTCACTCTCATGCGCGCCATCACCCCGGGCTTCTGGATCGCCACTTTCGTTTTGATCGCTGTTTATGCTCTGATCGCTCTCGAACTCATGCACAGGACCCTGGCGGCATTCCTGGGAGCAGCCCTCCTTCTTTTCATTACCTACACCGCTGGGACTTTTAATGATGATTACGTCATTCTGAGTTTTGAAGATGCCATACACGCCATCGATATGAACGTTATTTTCCTTCTCATGGCCATGATGATGATTGTGGGCATTCTCAAAAAAACCGGAGTCTTCCAATGGACGGCCTACAAAGCCTATCAGATGGCCAAGGGGAATGTCTATGCTCTCTCGTGCATCCTCATGGTCATCACGGCTGTCTCATCGGCATTTTTGGACAATGTCACTACCATGCTTCTCATTATCCCCGTAACTGTTGAAATCGCCTTGACTTTGAAAATCAATCCCATCGCATTTCTCATGCCTGAGGTCTTCGCTTCCAACGTGGGGGGGACCGCCACCCTCATCGGTGACCCGCCCAATATCATGATCGGATCTTATGCCAAACTCTCTTTTGTGGATTTTGTGCAGAATCTCACCGCTATCTGTGCCATAGGGCTGGTCTTCAGTCTAGTTTACTTCATCTTCTTATACAAAAAGGATTATCTGAAAGCCCAAGTGGGAGATGTTCAGAAAATGATCGATCACCTGAGAGAGGAATACAGGATCACAAACAAGACCCTGCTCACTCAGGGCTCCATTATCATGGGAATCGTGATTCTGCTTTTTATCGCTCACGGCGCCCTCCACATGGAACCGAGCATCGCGGCGATGATAGGCGCCGCAGTGCTCATGGCCATGAGTCGTGTGGACATCGTGGAGATGATCGAGCATGAAATAGAGTGGCCGACGCTGATTTTTTTCATCATGCTTTTCATGGTGGTGGCGGGGGCTGAGGAAACGGGGCTGATTCAAGTGATCGCGGAGTGGGTGAAGGACATGTCCCAGGGCTCCCTTGTGACGGCAATTGTAATGATCCTCTGGGTTTCCGCCATCGCATCGGCGCTCATAGACAATATCCCCTTCACGGCCACCATGCTTCCCATTGTCGGCTATCTCACCGTGGTGATACCGGGTGCAGAGCACGGCATTCTCTGGTGGGCGCTGGCATTGGGAGCCTGCCTGGGTGGGAACGGCACCATGATTGGAGCCAGCGCCAACGTGGTCACCGTGGGCATGGCCGAACGCGCCGGATATAACATCTCTTTCATGAAGTATATGAAGATCGCTGCATTTCCCACCTTGATCACGATCATCCTTTGTACCTTCTGGTTGCTCGTGGTGGAAATTTAG
- a CDS encoding universal stress protein, with the protein MPYKSIVCGVTGSAHAQKAALQAAVIAKENNANLVYVYVIDTEFFHKGIAVELSSKTITETLQHLGTHILEMAEQLALSQGVTPKKVLKTGKVLKSLQEVVAEENADLLILGHEERTFFEKALFKGDVESHVQELKKKTGIDVSVVG; encoded by the coding sequence ATGCCCTATAAAAGTATTGTTTGTGGTGTAACGGGTTCTGCTCACGCTCAGAAGGCAGCTTTACAGGCGGCGGTAATCGCCAAAGAGAACAATGCCAATTTGGTTTATGTTTATGTTATCGATACCGAGTTCTTTCATAAAGGCATAGCTGTTGAACTGTCTTCCAAAACCATCACGGAAACACTGCAGCATTTGGGAACACATATATTGGAAATGGCGGAGCAGTTGGCTCTCTCGCAGGGAGTGACGCCCAAGAAGGTCTTGAAAACTGGGAAGGTATTGAAATCCCTGCAGGAGGTTGTGGCTGAAGAAAATGCGGACCTGCTGATCCTGGGGCATGAAGAGCGGACATTCTTTGAAAAGGCATTGTTCAAAGGAGATGTAGAATCTCACGTGCAGGAACTGAAAAAAAAGACGGGCATCGATGTCTCTGTGGTTGGTTGA